One stretch of Nitratiruptor tergarcus DSM 16512 DNA includes these proteins:
- a CDS encoding endo alpha-1,4 polygalactosaminidase, with protein sequence MHSAIQIFRELFLALLLLQAQPITPSMSFYWQLDGNVTNFNNAQIYDIDLFDSSPTLIKKLHEHNKTVICYFSAGTYENWRPDISLFPQTAIGEPLNDWPGERWLDIRDSHVKEIMRKRIDLALKKGCDGIEPDNVDGFTNDTGFSLSYSDQLRFNRFLAYEAHKRGLLIALKNDPFQAKTLAKLFDFAIVEECVENGECDKYLPFIEQNKAVYAVEYEYAPFQEGCQKYNRFKFYFASPSLDGSLWQECYGASRK encoded by the coding sequence ATGCATAGTGCTATTCAGATTTTTCGCGAACTTTTCTTAGCACTTTTGCTCCTTCAAGCTCAACCAATAACACCTTCCATGAGCTTTTACTGGCAACTTGATGGGAATGTTACAAATTTCAATAATGCTCAAATCTACGATATCGATCTTTTTGACTCCTCTCCTACTCTTATAAAAAAGCTTCATGAACATAACAAAACAGTGATTTGCTACTTTAGTGCAGGAACGTATGAGAATTGGCGTCCTGATATCTCTCTCTTTCCTCAAACCGCCATAGGAGAACCTCTCAATGATTGGCCAGGTGAAAGATGGCTTGATATTCGCGATAGCCATGTAAAAGAGATCATGCGTAAGCGCATCGATCTTGCTCTTAAAAAAGGGTGTGATGGTATTGAACCTGATAATGTTGATGGATTTACCAATGATACAGGATTCTCCCTCAGTTATAGCGATCAGCTAAGATTTAATAGATTTTTAGCATACGAAGCACATAAAAGAGGTTTACTCATCGCTTTAAAAAATGATCCATTCCAAGCAAAAACGCTTGCAAAACTATTTGATTTTGCCATAGTGGAAGAGTGTGTGGAAAATGGCGAATGCGATAAGTATCTTCCCTTTATAGAGCAAAATAAAGCCGTCTATGCAGTTGAGTATGAGTATGCACCCTTCCAAGAGGGGTGCCAAAAGTACAATCGCTTTAAATTCTATTTTGCTTCACCCTCTCTTGATGGCTCACTATGGCAAGAGTGTTACGGAGCATCAAGAAAATAG
- a CDS encoding precorrin-2 dehydrogenase/sirohydrochlorin ferrochelatase family protein, protein MSFFPAYLKLDNKKILVVGGGKIAGDKISHLLDFTHNITIIAPEIDERVQEFITTHSLPYHKRSYQTGDVEGFFIVIVAVDDLEVQKTIYEECQKYGALCNAVDSVEYCDFIFPSYIKKGELIIAFSTSGASPALSKYLRRAIEKLLPANIASFLQELKTLRATLPKGKERMELLDKKAKEYIQKHFKG, encoded by the coding sequence ATGAGTTTTTTTCCAGCATATCTCAAACTTGATAACAAAAAGATCCTCGTAGTGGGTGGTGGTAAAATTGCAGGAGACAAGATTTCTCATCTTCTTGATTTTACACACAACATCACCATCATTGCTCCAGAAATTGATGAAAGAGTGCAAGAGTTCATTACTACGCATAGCCTCCCCTATCATAAAAGATCATATCAAACAGGAGATGTAGAGGGCTTTTTCATTGTCATCGTAGCAGTAGATGATCTTGAAGTCCAAAAAACAATCTACGAAGAGTGCCAAAAATATGGAGCTCTTTGCAATGCAGTTGATAGCGTAGAGTATTGTGATTTTATCTTTCCATCCTATATCAAAAAAGGTGAACTCATTATTGCCTTTTCTACAAGTGGCGCTTCACCTGCTCTATCAAAATATCTGCGCCGCGCTATCGAAAAGCTCCTCCCAGCAAATATCGCCTCCTTTTTGCAAGAGCTTAAAACTTTGCGTGCAACTCTTCCCAAAGGCAAAGAGCGAATGGAGCTTCTTGATAAAAAGGCAAAAGAGTATATACAAAAACACTTCAAAGGATAA
- a CDS encoding Lrp/AsnC family transcriptional regulator yields MREEFVTLIQKEFPIAQRPFAALAKELGSDEESVLELYKELKAQDIIRQTSGIFDTKSLGYKSSLVAFKTKDIEEAAAIINTHPGVSHNYERDHDFNLWFTIAVEPRSKLGLEKTVELLAQKSNAQEYIILPTKKMFKIKVQLDPRGMGKKKEKVEKKKKISFELTPLHYQLIKLLQEDIDAVYEPFAKVVEELGIDYDTLMHEAKKLQEGGYMRRFATILRHRKAGFNANAMVVWDVDEKRAAEIGEKVAAYQAVSHCYLRPTYPNWPYSLFSMVHGKSKEEVEEVVEEIAKEIEPRDYRYLYSTREFKKQRIKYFSDAFAAWERENVD; encoded by the coding sequence ATGCGTGAGGAGTTTGTGACGCTTATTCAAAAAGAGTTTCCCATAGCACAGCGTCCCTTTGCTGCATTAGCAAAAGAGCTAGGAAGTGATGAGGAGAGTGTTCTAGAGCTTTATAAAGAGTTGAAGGCACAAGATATTATTCGCCAAACTTCAGGGATATTTGATACAAAATCGTTGGGATATAAATCAAGCCTAGTAGCTTTTAAAACTAAAGATATAGAAGAAGCAGCAGCTATTATCAATACCCATCCTGGAGTTTCACATAATTATGAAAGAGATCACGATTTTAATCTCTGGTTTACCATTGCCGTTGAGCCACGAAGTAAATTGGGGCTTGAAAAGACAGTGGAGCTTCTAGCGCAAAAGAGTAATGCACAAGAGTATATAATTTTGCCTACAAAAAAGATGTTTAAAATCAAAGTGCAGTTAGATCCCAGGGGTATGGGGAAAAAGAAAGAGAAAGTAGAGAAAAAGAAGAAAATATCTTTTGAACTCACTCCCCTGCATTATCAACTTATAAAGCTACTTCAAGAAGATATTGATGCAGTATATGAGCCTTTTGCAAAGGTAGTAGAGGAGCTTGGTATTGATTATGATACATTGATGCATGAGGCTAAAAAATTGCAAGAGGGCGGATATATGCGCCGTTTTGCTACCATTTTGCGCCATCGCAAAGCGGGGTTCAATGCCAATGCAATGGTGGTGTGGGATGTGGATGAAAAGAGAGCTGCAGAGATAGGAGAGAAAGTGGCGGCGTATCAGGCTGTGAGTCACTGCTATTTGCGTCCAACCTATCCCAACTGGCCATATAGCCTCTTTAGTATGGTGCATGGAAAGAGCAAAGAGGAGGTAGAAGAGGTGGTAGAGGAGATTGCAAAAGAGATTGAGCCGCGCGATTATCGCTATCTCTATTCTACGAGGGAGTTTAAAAAGCAACGCATCAAATATTTTAGTGATGCGTTTGCAGCATGGGAGAGAGAAAATGTTGACTGA
- the pyk gene encoding pyruvate kinase: MTKIVATLGPSSIDKIEQLIESGVNVFRLNFSHADHKTHHTSIKKIRETAKKLGSKTAILQDISGPKIRIGEIDGILELNKGDKIRLVKDMPHSKYDLTISYPEIIDDLQVGEYVFFADGTIRAKVIAKEYNSVTLLVKNSGVLSSRKGINFPHSNLSLSALTPKDEKDLRFGAKEGVDIVAISFVNTDQDIEKARKILHQEGANPWLVAKIETKKAVENLASILQASDGVMVARGDLGIEVGIEKVPVIQKRIIKEANRLGKPVITATQMLLSMVNSPFPTRAEVSDVANAVMDGSDAVMLSDETTVGKYPVEAVETLRKVIQETMSIYPFYKHYEGKDIDAIAGSVADLCKSISPKAIVSFTSSGTTVKSIAKYRPQAPIIAVTHDKNTSHKLSLVWGVAQILEMPKIKNPEHLIQKFLDVAQRENIVTPGDRIILTMGSIVGKEGTTNMIRVVEV, encoded by the coding sequence ATGACAAAAATTGTTGCAACACTCGGACCCAGTTCCATTGATAAAATAGAACAACTTATTGAGTCTGGAGTCAATGTCTTTCGCCTCAATTTTAGCCATGCTGATCATAAAACCCATCATACTTCAATCAAAAAGATTCGAGAAACTGCAAAAAAACTAGGAAGCAAAACTGCAATTTTGCAAGATATAAGCGGTCCAAAGATTAGAATAGGTGAGATAGATGGGATACTAGAGCTTAATAAAGGAGACAAAATCCGTCTTGTCAAAGATATGCCACACTCCAAGTATGATCTCACTATCAGTTACCCAGAAATTATCGATGATTTACAAGTTGGTGAGTATGTCTTCTTTGCTGATGGCACCATTAGGGCAAAAGTAATTGCAAAGGAGTATAATAGTGTGACACTCCTTGTCAAAAACTCTGGAGTACTCTCCAGTCGTAAAGGTATCAACTTCCCCCACTCAAATCTTAGCCTCAGCGCCCTCACACCAAAAGATGAAAAGGACTTACGCTTTGGAGCAAAAGAGGGAGTAGATATCGTAGCAATAAGCTTTGTAAATACAGATCAAGATATCGAAAAAGCGCGCAAAATCTTGCACCAAGAGGGGGCAAACCCTTGGCTAGTGGCAAAAATCGAGACAAAAAAAGCGGTAGAAAATCTTGCATCAATCTTACAGGCCAGCGACGGGGTTATGGTAGCACGGGGAGATCTCGGGATTGAAGTAGGCATTGAAAAGGTTCCAGTAATACAAAAACGTATCATTAAAGAGGCCAATCGCTTAGGAAAACCTGTTATAACTGCTACACAGATGCTGCTCTCCATGGTCAACTCCCCTTTTCCTACACGAGCCGAAGTAAGTGATGTAGCAAATGCGGTAATGGATGGGAGCGATGCAGTAATGCTTAGCGATGAAACGACTGTCGGGAAATATCCAGTTGAAGCAGTAGAGACACTACGCAAAGTAATTCAAGAGACAATGAGCATCTATCCCTTTTATAAACACTATGAAGGAAAAGATATCGATGCGATTGCTGGAAGTGTAGCAGACCTTTGCAAATCTATCAGCCCAAAAGCCATTGTCTCCTTTACAAGTAGCGGTACAACAGTCAAAAGCATAGCCAAATATCGCCCTCAAGCACCAATTATTGCTGTGACACATGATAAAAATACTTCCCACAAGCTCTCTTTAGTTTGGGGAGTAGCGCAGATTTTAGAGATGCCAAAAATCAAAAATCCAGAGCACCTCATCCAAAAATTTTTAGACGTAGCACAAAGAGAAAATATTGTGACTCCAGGAGATAGAATCATCCTTACAATGGGAAGTATTGTTGGAAAAGAGGGTACTACAAATATGATACGAGTAGTTGAGGTATAA
- a CDS encoding hydantoinase B/oxoprolinase family protein: MLKIAIDRGGTFTDIYAVIDDKQVITKKILSESPLYEDPNSYGVQLILDEMGATLDDIEWIRFGTTVATNALLERKGVDLTFVVTKGFRDILEIRYQNRADLFALDIKKPQPLYKEVIEVDERVIPKGSDFEVLQPLQEVPKPKHKHVAVMFLHSYGFDEHEKRIKEILREFDVTVSSEVIPLQKAIDRADTTVVDAYLTPVVQEYVQKILKNLDKQKNIYFIKSDGGLCKPEEFRGINALLSGPAGGVVALSSIYDGVPLIGFDMGGTSTDVSRYDGKVELKMSDEVAGCYIHYPMVDIHTVAAGGGSRLFEKEGMLVVGPESSGSDPGPVCYGRGGELSISDANAVTGRLEPDFLPKVFGKSGKEPLDIAAACSAFMPLAKKLGKAIEEIALGFIDVANEHMANAIKEITIKKGYDPKEHTLCVFGGAGGQHAVGVARKLGIKKILIHRHSGILSAVGIAYADIKTERIAMASGNLEEDFAKLEAGSERYQKYRSLFVRFKGTNTSLEVPYENYKEHFLKRYKQVFGFVPVGEIEIESIKVTLIKPTAKPKRPKIAAGTVEPVKMGRVYFDEGWQEVPIFNELKAGATIQGPALIALEHSMVVLDQKSRASINEYGDILIEVEHAEQRVIQEAKLSLLANRFEFIAKKMGDILQKSAKSVNIKERADFSCAIFDPDGNLIVNAPHIPVHLGSMSSVVKAIIAKGYKNATYITNAPYEGGSHLPDITVATPYIEDGKTLLWVASRGHHADIGGSVPGSMPPFSKFLHEEGTIIESFAVVEEGVFAEEILRSIFESAGARNIEDNISDIKAQIAANMEGIRSLLPLKEELSWFFRAIKEVSARSVRSFFASLQAASAEDYLDNGAKVALQVYKKNGKVVFDFSNSSPQLLSNQNAPFAVLRSAVLYALRVILQRDIPLNDGILQDIEIIAPKGTLLNPDKELAVVGGNVTTSQRIVDVIFKAFKVAAASQGCMNNVIFGNERFGYYETIAGGAGATPQAHGASGVHTHMTNTKITDVEVMESRFPVMIEKFALRNGSGGEGKYRGGDGVERIYRFLEPVEVSLLTERRSFAPYGLYGGKEGKRGENYLVRDGKTYNLGGKVHFFAKEGDKLIVKTPGGGGWGTTQ; encoded by the coding sequence ATGCTCAAAATCGCAATCGATAGAGGCGGAACATTTACAGATATCTATGCAGTTATTGATGATAAACAGGTGATAACAAAAAAGATTTTGAGTGAAAGTCCTCTTTATGAGGATCCAAATAGCTATGGTGTGCAATTGATACTGGATGAAATGGGAGCTACGCTGGATGATATTGAGTGGATCCGGTTTGGTACCACGGTAGCTACCAATGCACTGCTTGAGCGCAAAGGGGTTGATCTTACATTTGTTGTGACAAAAGGATTTAGAGATATTTTAGAGATTCGCTACCAAAATAGAGCCGATCTCTTTGCGCTGGATATCAAAAAGCCTCAGCCTCTTTATAAAGAGGTGATTGAGGTTGATGAGCGAGTTATTCCCAAAGGAAGTGACTTTGAAGTGCTACAACCTCTGCAAGAAGTGCCAAAGCCAAAGCATAAGCATGTGGCTGTAATGTTTTTGCATAGCTACGGATTTGATGAGCATGAAAAACGTATCAAAGAGATATTACGTGAATTTGATGTAACAGTTTCAAGTGAAGTTATTCCCTTGCAAAAAGCAATCGATCGAGCAGATACTACAGTAGTGGATGCCTATTTAACACCAGTTGTGCAAGAGTATGTGCAAAAGATCCTCAAAAACCTAGACAAACAAAAAAACATATATTTTATAAAAAGCGATGGAGGGCTTTGCAAGCCTGAAGAGTTTCGCGGCATCAACGCACTACTTAGTGGTCCGGCTGGCGGTGTGGTAGCCCTCTCAAGCATCTATGATGGAGTGCCACTCATTGGTTTTGATATGGGAGGAACGAGTACTGATGTGAGCCGCTATGATGGAAAAGTAGAGCTTAAAATGAGTGATGAGGTAGCGGGCTGCTACATCCACTATCCTATGGTAGATATTCACACAGTAGCAGCTGGAGGAGGCAGTAGACTTTTTGAGAAAGAGGGGATGTTGGTAGTAGGGCCTGAGAGTAGCGGGAGTGATCCGGGACCAGTATGTTATGGCAGAGGAGGAGAGCTGAGCATTAGCGATGCCAATGCGGTTACTGGTAGGCTTGAACCCGACTTTTTGCCAAAAGTCTTTGGAAAAAGCGGCAAGGAGCCTCTTGATATTGCAGCAGCCTGCAGTGCTTTTATGCCACTAGCAAAAAAGCTTGGAAAAGCGATAGAAGAGATAGCATTGGGCTTTATCGATGTAGCAAATGAGCATATGGCAAACGCAATTAAAGAGATAACTATCAAAAAGGGTTATGATCCCAAAGAGCATACGCTCTGCGTTTTTGGAGGAGCCGGTGGGCAGCATGCTGTGGGGGTGGCGAGAAAACTTGGCATCAAAAAGATCCTCATCCATCGCCACAGTGGTATCCTCTCAGCTGTGGGTATCGCGTACGCTGATATCAAAACAGAGCGCATTGCAATGGCAAGCGGTAATCTCGAAGAGGATTTTGCAAAACTAGAGGCTGGAAGTGAGAGGTATCAAAAGTATAGAAGTCTCTTTGTGCGTTTTAAAGGTACTAATACATCTTTGGAAGTGCCTTATGAAAACTATAAAGAACACTTTTTAAAGCGCTACAAGCAGGTTTTTGGCTTTGTTCCTGTAGGGGAAATAGAGATAGAGAGTATCAAAGTAACACTCATCAAACCAACTGCCAAACCAAAACGCCCCAAAATTGCAGCAGGTACAGTAGAGCCAGTAAAAATGGGACGGGTCTACTTTGATGAGGGATGGCAAGAGGTGCCAATTTTTAATGAACTCAAAGCTGGGGCTACAATCCAAGGGCCAGCCCTTATCGCACTGGAGCACTCTATGGTAGTGCTTGATCAAAAAAGCCGCGCTTCAATTAATGAGTATGGAGATATTCTCATAGAAGTAGAGCATGCAGAGCAAAGAGTTATCCAAGAGGCAAAACTCTCTCTTTTAGCAAATAGATTTGAGTTTATTGCCAAAAAGATGGGTGATATTTTGCAAAAAAGTGCAAAGAGCGTGAATATCAAAGAGCGTGCCGACTTTAGCTGCGCTATTTTTGATCCAGATGGCAATTTGATTGTCAACGCTCCCCATATTCCAGTACATCTTGGATCTATGAGCAGTGTGGTAAAAGCGATTATTGCCAAAGGGTACAAAAATGCCACATATATTACCAATGCTCCTTATGAGGGAGGCTCGCATCTGCCAGATATTACAGTAGCTACGCCCTATATTGAAGATGGCAAGACTCTTCTTTGGGTGGCAAGCCGCGGTCACCATGCAGATATTGGAGGGAGTGTGCCTGGAAGTATGCCGCCATTTTCAAAGTTTTTACATGAAGAGGGGACAATTATAGAGAGCTTTGCAGTAGTAGAGGAGGGAGTATTTGCAGAAGAGATTTTGCGATCTATTTTTGAGAGTGCTGGTGCGAGAAATATTGAAGATAATATAAGTGATATAAAAGCGCAGATTGCAGCAAATATGGAGGGGATTCGTTCGCTCCTTCCTTTAAAAGAGGAGCTTTCTTGGTTTTTTCGTGCAATAAAAGAGGTGAGCGCAAGGAGCGTAAGAAGCTTTTTTGCTTCATTACAAGCAGCAAGTGCCGAAGATTATCTTGATAACGGAGCAAAAGTTGCTTTGCAAGTCTATAAGAAAAATGGCAAAGTAGTTTTTGATTTTAGCAACTCAAGCCCGCAGCTGCTTTCTAATCAAAACGCCCCCTTTGCAGTGCTTAGAAGTGCAGTACTCTATGCCTTGCGCGTGATACTACAAAGAGATATTCCCCTCAATGATGGAATATTGCAAGATATTGAGATTATCGCTCCAAAAGGGACGCTTCTCAATCCCGATAAGGAATTGGCAGTAGTTGGTGGCAATGTTACAACGAGCCAGCGCATAGTGGATGTGATATTTAAAGCTTTCAAAGTAGCTGCAGCAAGTCAAGGGTGCATGAATAATGTTATCTTTGGTAATGAGCGTTTTGGCTACTACGAGACCATTGCAGGTGGGGCTGGAGCTACACCGCAAGCTCATGGGGCAAGTGGTGTGCATACACATATGACAAATACTAAGATTACAGATGTGGAAGTGATGGAGAGCCGCTTTCCTGTAATGATAGAAAAGTTTGCTTTAAGAAATGGTAGTGGGGGAGAGGGAAAATATAGGGGAGGAGATGGTGTAGAGCGTATATATCGCTTTTTGGAGCCAGTGGAAGTGAGTCTGCTTACAGAGCGAAGATCCTTTGCACCCTATGGTTTGTATGGGGGCAAAGAGGGAAAAAGGGGAGAGAACTATCTTGTGCGTGATGGAAAAACCTATAATCTTGGCGGTAAAGTCCACTTCTTTGCAAAAGAGGGAGACAAGCTCATAGTAAAAACGCCTGGAGGGGGTGGCTGGGGTACCACACAATAG